The DNA sequence GCAGGGAATCTCGGCCGATCGGCTGGTTGCCAAAGGCTACGGCGAAACACAACTGGTGGTCAAAAACGCCAAAACTGAAGAGGAGCACCAGCGAAACCGACGTACAGAAATCAAGATTCTGGAATTGTAAGCAGGAGTCGTAGAACGCGGATACCGCGGAGTAGACTGATTTACACGGATTTTTACAACATTTATCCGTCTAAATCAGTCTACTCCGCGGTATCCGCGTTCTATTCCTATGCAAAACGATAAACTCCGCCAATTCCTCGTCGTCTTCAGTGTCATCACCATGATCGTGATGAACTATCTCTCTAACGCCCGTGTGTTTGGCGGGTTAACCAACGGAGACATATCCGATAAGTACCACACACTGATTACTCCGGCGGGTTATGCCTTCGCTATCTGGGGTATCATCTTTCTGGGTTTACTGGCCTTCGCCATATACCAGGCTTTACCGTCACAACGAACGAATCCCCGATTTCGGGCTATTGGGTGGCTGGTGGTGATCAATACGCTCTGTAATGGCATCTGGAGCCCGCTGTTCAACAACGAACTGATCGGTGTGGCGCTGATCGTAATTCTGGTCATGCTGTTCACCGTCGCCATGATTGAGCAACGCCTGCTCATGCGAATGCGTGTCCCCATCGTAGCGCCCGACCTGGATGCTACCCTGCCCGAATCGCCGGCATCGGCAACCGAAACCTGGCTGGCCCGGATTCCCTTTTCGATCTACTTCGGATGGCTTACGGTAGCCACGATCCTGAACGTTACCGTTTACCTGACCGCAACAGACTTCAGTCTGCTCAATCTAAGCGAACAGACGTGGGCCATTGCAATATTGATTGTTGGTTTGGTGGTAGGGGCCTGGGTGTTTAACCGCTACCGAAGTGTGGCCTACATACTGGTCTTTGCCTGGGCCTACGTGGCTATTGCCGCCGAACAATCGGCTTACGGCTCCATCAAAATTGCCGCGTACGCAGGTGCTATCGTAGCTGCACTACTGGCCCTGAGTGGATTCATTTCCCGTAAGACGCCGAGCTATAGCTAAAAAGGGAGTAGGGGTTTGAGAGACAGTTTCTTAAAGCTGTCTCTCAAACCCCTACTCCATGTCACGTCATTAC is a window from the Spirosoma rigui genome containing:
- a CDS encoding TspO/MBR family protein, producing the protein MQNDKLRQFLVVFSVITMIVMNYLSNARVFGGLTNGDISDKYHTLITPAGYAFAIWGIIFLGLLAFAIYQALPSQRTNPRFRAIGWLVVINTLCNGIWSPLFNNELIGVALIVILVMLFTVAMIEQRLLMRMRVPIVAPDLDATLPESPASATETWLARIPFSIYFGWLTVATILNVTVYLTATDFSLLNLSEQTWAIAILIVGLVVGAWVFNRYRSVAYILVFAWAYVAIAAEQSAYGSIKIAAYAGAIVAALLALSGFISRKTPSYS